Proteins co-encoded in one Cytophaga hutchinsonii ATCC 33406 genomic window:
- a CDS encoding SulP family inorganic anion transporter produces MIKQLQLFDFSQKIHYRTEILAGLTVAMTMIPESLSFAILAGFPPLMGLYGAFIMGIVTAIFGGRPGLISGGAGATVIVLIALMKSHGIEYVYGAIALAGIIQILIGIFRFGKFIRLVPQPVMFGFVNGLAIIIFMSQLNQFQTVVNGQTEWLSGIPLFIMAALVALTIIIVLLLPRITKAIPGSLAAILIVFGIVTFFGIDTRQVIDIASISGSLPPFHIPAIDISIESFNILFPYALVMAAVGLTEGLLTLNLVDEITGTKGRSNKECIAQGGANMLNGFFSGMGGCPMIAQTLVNLSAGSRARLSGIVAALTILLIILIGAPVIERVPLAALTGVMIMVAAGTFEWASFKAIRRMPTADIFVMAVVTIITVFLHNLALAVLIGVIISALVFAWESAKRIRARKFIDAHGVKHYEIYGPLFFGSTANFSEKFDVQNDPAEVVIDFKESKISDMSAIDAVNKITERYASINKKVQLKHLSEDCRLLLKNADSLIEVNILEDPTYKVMTD; encoded by the coding sequence ATGATCAAACAACTACAGCTTTTTGATTTTTCTCAAAAAATACATTACCGGACAGAAATTCTTGCTGGCCTTACCGTAGCAATGACAATGATTCCCGAATCTTTATCATTTGCAATTCTTGCAGGCTTCCCTCCTTTGATGGGCTTATATGGCGCATTTATAATGGGTATTGTTACAGCTATCTTCGGCGGCAGGCCAGGTTTAATTTCAGGTGGCGCAGGAGCTACCGTTATTGTTTTGATTGCCTTAATGAAATCGCATGGTATTGAATATGTATACGGTGCTATAGCACTTGCCGGTATTATTCAGATCCTTATAGGTATTTTCCGGTTTGGGAAATTTATACGTCTGGTTCCGCAACCGGTTATGTTTGGTTTTGTAAATGGTTTGGCCATTATCATTTTCATGTCTCAATTAAATCAATTTCAAACGGTTGTAAATGGGCAAACAGAATGGCTTTCGGGTATACCTTTATTTATCATGGCAGCATTGGTTGCATTAACTATTATAATCGTTTTGTTACTGCCCAGAATAACTAAAGCTATACCCGGTTCCTTAGCTGCCATTCTTATTGTATTCGGAATCGTTACTTTTTTCGGAATAGACACCAGGCAGGTAATTGATATTGCGTCTATAAGCGGTTCATTACCTCCTTTTCATATTCCTGCTATTGATATATCCATCGAAAGTTTCAACATACTCTTTCCATATGCCCTGGTAATGGCCGCCGTTGGATTAACAGAAGGTTTGCTGACATTAAATCTGGTTGATGAAATTACAGGAACTAAAGGACGAAGCAACAAAGAATGTATTGCACAAGGTGGTGCAAATATGCTGAATGGGTTTTTCTCAGGCATGGGCGGCTGCCCGATGATTGCGCAGACGTTGGTAAATCTTTCTGCCGGATCCAGAGCACGCCTGTCCGGTATTGTGGCAGCGCTTACAATCTTGCTGATTATATTGATCGGCGCACCCGTTATTGAACGCGTTCCGTTAGCAGCCCTTACAGGCGTTATGATTATGGTTGCAGCAGGTACTTTTGAATGGGCCAGTTTTAAAGCAATCAGACGTATGCCCACTGCAGATATTTTTGTTATGGCAGTAGTAACAATCATAACTGTTTTCTTACATAATTTAGCCCTTGCTGTATTAATCGGTGTTATTATTTCTGCCTTGGTATTTGCCTGGGAAAGCGCAAAACGTATCCGTGCACGAAAATTTATTGATGCGCATGGAGTAAAACACTATGAAATATACGGACCATTATTTTTTGGTTCTACAGCTAATTTCTCTGAAAAATTTGATGTGCAGAACGACCCGGCAGAAGTTGTTATTGATTTTAAAGAAAGTAAAATTTCAGACATGAGCGCCATTGATGCCGTTAATAAAATAACAGAACGATATGCCTCCATCAATAAAAAAGTTCAGTTAAAACATTTAAGCGAAGATTGCCGGCTGTTATTAAAAAATGCGGACAGCTTAATTGAAGTAAATATTCTCGAAGACCCCACGTACAAAGTAATGACAGATTAA
- a CDS encoding NADPH-dependent FMN reductase: protein MLYRSVALYNLLDKEFGWLSVIKEVFVFIYVVAALCFTVRYRIRFRSAGIYYLKIISYIYSKSKCMATKKKILAIIGSTRARSSNLFLVTEMIKASADIFDISVYDSISKLPHFNPDLDTTSPPQEVAAFRKQIMEADGIFICTPEYVFSLPGSLKNAIEWCVSTTVFSKKPAGLITASASGEKAHEELQLIMQTVETVFTADTTWLIQGIKGKFNAEGILVHQETQSQMHAFIKAFNTLMER, encoded by the coding sequence ATGTTATATCGAAGTGTAGCTTTATACAATCTATTAGATAAAGAATTCGGTTGGTTGTCTGTTATAAAAGAAGTATTTGTATTTATATATGTGGTTGCAGCACTTTGCTTTACTGTGCGGTATCGTATCCGTTTCAGGAGTGCAGGAATATATTACCTGAAAATAATTTCTTACATTTATTCTAAATCCAAATGCATGGCAACAAAGAAGAAAATACTTGCGATCATAGGCAGCACACGTGCCCGTTCATCCAATCTTTTTCTGGTAACGGAAATGATCAAAGCAAGTGCAGATATATTTGATATAAGCGTTTATGACAGTATCAGCAAACTGCCGCATTTTAATCCGGATCTGGATACAACATCACCGCCGCAAGAAGTAGCAGCATTCAGAAAACAAATTATGGAAGCAGACGGAATATTTATCTGTACACCAGAGTATGTATTCAGTTTGCCCGGAAGTTTAAAGAATGCGATTGAATGGTGCGTTTCAACAACGGTGTTTTCGAAGAAACCTGCAGGCTTAATCACCGCTTCTGCATCGGGAGAGAAAGCTCATGAAGAATTGCAGCTGATTATGCAGACCGTAGAAACCGTGTTTACAGCAGATACAACCTGGCTGATCCAGGGCATTAAAGGGAAATTTAATGCAGAAGGTATACTTGTGCATCAGGAAACTCAATCACAGATGCATGCTTTTATTAAGGCATTCAATACATTAATGGAAAGATAA
- a CDS encoding bile acid:sodium symporter family protein, translated as MKQFLQTLSTAGFNGFFFCLIGVVLLAYLFPSWGAEGSILPLSAIAQYGVSIIFFFYGLKLSPQKMKEGLYNWRLHLLIQSSTFIAFPVLILILHTIFGTESAKLIWLGVFYVAALPSTVSSSVVMVSIAGGNMPAAIFNASVSSILGVFITPVWMTYFMGEMYAEMDTTTVIIKLSFQVLAPVIVGLFLNKWYGHITDRYKSQLRLFDQAIILLIVFTSFAESFEGHMFADVPITEILGIAGAMIVLFLFMFGFMYFLSNLLKLNREDRIAVLFCGSKKSLVQGAVMGKALFPDPMMLGVVLLPLMLYHALQLIASSIIAEAMGNRKLHEYGADKIKQDAR; from the coding sequence ATGAAACAGTTTTTGCAAACACTTTCAACGGCCGGTTTCAACGGTTTCTTTTTTTGTTTGATAGGCGTGGTACTGCTTGCATACCTATTCCCTTCGTGGGGTGCAGAAGGAAGCATATTGCCGCTTTCAGCAATTGCGCAGTATGGTGTTTCAATTATTTTCTTTTTTTATGGCTTGAAATTAAGTCCTCAGAAAATGAAAGAGGGTTTATATAACTGGCGTTTGCATCTGCTTATTCAATCCTCAACGTTTATAGCCTTTCCTGTTTTGATTTTAATCCTGCACACCATCTTTGGTACAGAGTCTGCTAAACTTATCTGGCTGGGTGTATTCTATGTTGCGGCACTACCGTCCACCGTATCATCTTCTGTTGTAATGGTTTCTATTGCAGGCGGTAATATGCCTGCCGCTATATTTAATGCAAGCGTCTCCAGTATTTTAGGGGTTTTTATTACGCCCGTCTGGATGACTTATTTTATGGGTGAGATGTATGCAGAAATGGATACAACAACTGTCATTATCAAATTGAGTTTTCAGGTATTGGCACCAGTTATTGTTGGATTATTTTTGAATAAGTGGTATGGTCATATTACCGATAGATATAAATCTCAGCTGCGGCTCTTTGATCAGGCAATTATTTTACTCATCGTTTTTACTTCATTCGCTGAATCCTTTGAAGGGCATATGTTTGCAGATGTACCAATCACAGAAATTTTAGGTATTGCCGGCGCTATGATTGTGCTTTTCTTATTCATGTTTGGCTTCATGTATTTTTTATCAAATCTCTTAAAACTAAACAGGGAAGACCGGATTGCCGTATTGTTCTGCGGTTCTAAAAAATCTCTGGTCCAGGGTGCCGTAATGGGTAAAGCGTTGTTTCCGGATCCCATGATGTTAGGGGTCGTGTTATTGCCATTAATGCTCTATCATGCGCTGCAGCTGATTGCAAGCAGTATTATAGCAGAAGCAATGGGCAATAGAAAATTACATGAATATGGTGCGGATAAAATTAAACAGGATGCTCGCTGA
- the idi gene encoding isopentenyl-diphosphate Delta-isomerase, producing MNKEEYVLLVDEQDNEIGSMEKMEAHRKGLLHRAFSVFIFNTKGELLLQQRAASKYHSPLKWTNTCCSHQRKNETTLQAAARRMQEEMGITCNVSLSYTFIYKADVGQGLFEHELDHVLIGTTTQTTIPFNKNEVHAVRFASLEDIEKEMSINPEDFTKWFLITFSDLRKYISEHPV from the coding sequence GTGAATAAAGAAGAGTACGTATTATTGGTTGATGAGCAGGATAATGAAATCGGTTCCATGGAAAAGATGGAAGCACACCGGAAAGGACTGCTTCACCGGGCATTTTCTGTTTTTATTTTTAATACAAAAGGAGAATTACTACTTCAGCAACGTGCTGCTTCTAAATATCACTCCCCATTAAAGTGGACCAATACATGCTGCAGCCATCAGCGTAAAAACGAAACCACACTCCAGGCCGCAGCCCGTAGAATGCAGGAAGAAATGGGTATCACCTGCAACGTATCGCTTTCCTATACATTCATTTATAAGGCAGATGTCGGACAGGGTTTATTCGAACATGAATTAGATCATGTATTGATCGGTACAACAACACAAACAACTATTCCTTTTAATAAAAATGAGGTACATGCGGTACGGTTTGCTTCACTGGAAGATATAGAAAAAGAAATGAGCATTAATCCGGAAGACTTTACGAAATGGTTTTTAATAACTTTTTCAGATCTGAGAAAATATATCAGCGAGCATCCTGTTTAA
- a CDS encoding sensor histidine kinase, with product MKQFWIIVFQVLISAASAQAATPVYVDEKSQVCIIDSSNFQEWNPVNRMSYPPTSKFFRNRSIDHAAWYTFKITNTSRTALEWYLVSYNYSIDEIDLTTVSDAGQTEEFQFRDTTSIYNRIIKHKQPVFKVSLKANETKTYYLRLKNESTYNYVFALYSHENFSSHFFIEYIEFGIFYGFLFFVLVYSLIYYALLREKGVLFYCLFIFSQLIFMLFRDGNGLFLFPSYPEHADLIKNISRACLSVTMLLYTTYFLKISPKRKLFKAIVVIMVLRVLYAAFMLNDTTEYTYHIEFGIILLCIYLSVRSYRDNADTRYMVVGLVLLGVSYMIYYQSIIITRSYSSFGFFALYYGVAAECIFMTLALTERFKRLRIESFKQVQMNKELETMVEKRTEMIAIQNKLLEERSNELNLFLYSVSHDLKGPLKTIEGLCNIGSHTSTTNHEEIFDLIKRKLKNLESNISDLNVVTKLKNEALPKVLIDFDSIREEMEDRFQFYEGFDVISIVYRNNLVRPYYADLFSIRCIYQNIFENALKYRDVKKNSEIKISINEVGDRIELKISDNGMGISEAIMPKIFEMFYRGNEKSKDDTGLGLFIVNLAVERLNGTISVVSTEHVGTAFTIVLPFETDK from the coding sequence ATGAAACAGTTTTGGATAATCGTTTTTCAGGTATTGATCTCAGCAGCCAGTGCGCAGGCAGCAACACCGGTGTATGTGGATGAAAAATCGCAGGTCTGTATTATCGACAGTTCAAATTTTCAGGAATGGAACCCTGTAAATAGAATGAGTTATCCACCAACAAGTAAATTTTTCAGAAACAGAAGTATTGATCATGCTGCCTGGTATACGTTCAAAATTACAAATACCTCCAGAACAGCACTTGAATGGTATCTGGTATCGTATAACTATTCCATCGATGAAATTGATCTTACCACGGTTTCCGATGCAGGACAAACAGAAGAGTTTCAGTTCAGGGATACAACGAGTATTTATAATCGAATCATTAAACACAAACAGCCTGTTTTTAAAGTTTCATTAAAAGCCAATGAAACCAAGACGTATTATTTGCGCTTAAAAAATGAGTCAACATACAACTATGTATTTGCCTTGTATTCACATGAAAATTTTTCTTCTCATTTTTTTATTGAATACATAGAATTCGGAATTTTTTACGGGTTTTTATTTTTTGTACTTGTATATAGTTTGATATACTATGCTTTGCTGAGAGAAAAGGGCGTGTTGTTTTATTGTCTGTTTATTTTTTCTCAATTGATCTTTATGCTTTTCAGAGACGGCAACGGATTGTTTTTATTTCCTTCGTATCCGGAACATGCTGACCTGATAAAAAATATTTCACGTGCATGCCTGAGTGTAACGATGCTGTTATATACAACCTACTTTTTAAAAATTTCACCCAAAAGAAAATTGTTTAAAGCCATTGTTGTCATTATGGTTTTACGCGTACTCTATGCGGCGTTCATGCTGAATGATACAACAGAATATACCTATCACATTGAGTTTGGTATTATTTTATTGTGTATCTATTTATCTGTACGTTCATACAGAGACAATGCCGATACACGTTACATGGTGGTAGGTTTGGTTTTATTGGGCGTGTCGTATATGATCTATTACCAATCCATTATTATCACCAGGTCTTACAGTTCGTTTGGTTTTTTTGCCTTGTATTACGGTGTTGCGGCAGAATGTATTTTCATGACACTTGCTTTAACGGAGCGTTTCAAGCGCTTGCGGATAGAAAGTTTTAAGCAGGTGCAAATGAATAAGGAGCTGGAAACGATGGTTGAAAAGCGTACGGAGATGATTGCCATTCAGAATAAATTATTGGAAGAACGTTCAAATGAATTGAATTTATTTTTATACAGCGTATCGCATGATTTAAAAGGACCGCTGAAAACAATTGAAGGGTTGTGTAACATTGGCTCGCATACGTCAACAACCAATCACGAAGAAATATTTGATCTTATAAAACGCAAATTGAAAAATCTGGAATCCAATATTTCAGATCTGAATGTGGTTACGAAACTTAAAAATGAAGCGCTGCCAAAAGTGTTGATTGATTTTGATTCCATCCGGGAAGAGATGGAAGACCGGTTTCAGTTTTATGAGGGATTTGATGTTATTTCTATTGTATATCGGAATAATCTTGTTCGTCCATACTATGCAGACTTGTTTTCAATCAGGTGTATTTATCAGAATATCTTTGAAAACGCTTTGAAGTATCGGGATGTAAAAAAGAATTCAGAAATAAAGATCTCTATCAATGAAGTAGGAGATAGGATTGAACTTAAAATTTCAGATAACGGAATGGGCATTTCGGAAGCAATCATGCCTAAAATATTTGAAATGTTTTACAGAGGAAATGAAAAATCCAAAGATGATACAGGTTTGGGTTTATTCATTGTAAACCTTGCAGTGGAACGCTTGAACGGAACCATTTCTGTTGTGAGTACCGAACATGTCGGTACAGCCTTTACGATTGTACTGCCATTTGAAACGGATAAATAG